The Miscanthus floridulus cultivar M001 chromosome 7, ASM1932011v1, whole genome shotgun sequence genome includes a region encoding these proteins:
- the LOC136467380 gene encoding replication protein A 32 kDa subunit B-like yields MYGGGGGHYDGGGGGGGAGNANSLFGGGGFMPSQSTVVPESSGFSKGRSAQTLLPLTVKQIMDAAQASDDKSNFAIDGVEVSTVRLVGRMLNKVERVTDVQFTLDDGTGKIDVNRWENESSDAKEMADVNNQNYVIVNGGLKGFQGKRNVVAYSVRRVTNFNEIPHHFLHCIQVHLDHTRPKAQINASVATPGHTNQVWLSNNQAATFSASGNAAGNDVSKLVMSVFHDPAAIDREHGLHIKDVAAHLKLPEDVVRAVIQEHIDQGNIYNTIDDNHFKSALNG; encoded by the exons ATgtacggtggcggcggcgggcactacgacggcggcggcggcggcggtggcgccgggAATGCCAACTCGCTCTTCGGCGGCGGGGGCTTCATGCCCTCACAGTCCACGGTGGTCCCGGAGAGCAGCGGCTTCTCCAAG GGTCGGAGCGCGCAGACGCTGCTCCCGCTCACCGTGAAACAGATCATGGACGCGGCGCAAGCCAGCGATGACAAGTCTAATTTCGCCATCGACGGCGTTGAGGTGTCCACG GTTAGGCTTGTTGGACGCATGTTGAATAAGGTTGAGCGCGTCACAGATGTTCAATTCACTCTTGATGATGGTACCGGCAAGATAGATGTGAATCGTTG GGAAAATGAGTCTTCCGATGCCAAGGAAATGGCTGATGTCAA TAACCAGAACTATGTCATAGTCAATGGCGGTTTGAAAGGTTTTCAAGGAAAGCGCAATGTAGTTGCCTACTCTGTGCG GCGTGTAACAAACTTCAATGAAATACCCCATCACTTTCTGCACTGCATTCAGGTGCATCTGGATCACACCAGGCCAAAG GCccaaataaatgctagtgtggCAACCCCTGGTCATACTAACCAAGTTTGGCTCTCTAATAATCAG GCTGCAACGTTTTCTGCATCAGGAAACGCTGCTGGAAACGACGTATCCAAATTGGTCATGAGTGTTTTTCATGACCCAGCAGCCAT AGACCGGGAGCATGGACTGCACATCAAAGATGTCGCAGCTCATCTTAAACTACCTGAAGATGTAGTCAG GGCGGTCATCCAAGAGCATATTGACCAGGGCAACATTTACAACACGATTGATGACAACCATTTCAAGTCTGCCCTGAATGGATGA
- the LOC136467381 gene encoding U-box domain-containing protein 38-like, giving the protein MALYHLTLAAVNQSKVARFPGAPKALLAVASAAAEPGPIRRLALMVACNVAACAEGRNALMDAGAVVSVSGILLAPSHDNVDLEEWCVSAMYAMSRGSLRFRGLARAAGADRALRRVVADEGGGVRREMARKTLRAMRGDLDDEDGGEFNDLTGSSAECGDGEDCGGSIVSDGLMSFRRRQRELGVSSCGNTAEF; this is encoded by the coding sequence ATGGCGCTCTACCACCTCACCCTCGCCGCCGTCAACCAGTCCAAGGTCGCGCGCTTCCCCGGTGCGCCCAAGGCGCTGCTCGCCGTCGCCTCGGCCGCCGCGGAGCCGGGCCCCATCCGGAGGCTCGCGCTCATGGTGGCCTGCAACGTGGCCGCCTGCGCCGAGGGCCGCAACGCGCTCATGGACGCGGGCGCCGTGGTGTCCGTCTCCGGCATCCTCCTCGCGCCTTCCCACGACAACGTGGACCTGGAGGAGTGGTGCGTGTCGGCGATGTACGCGATGAGCCGCGGCAGCCTCCGGTTCCGCGGCCTAGCGCGCGCGGCCGGCGCGGACCGGGCGCTCCGGCGCGTGGTGGCCGACGAGGGCGGCGGCGTTCGGCGCGAGATGGCTCGGAAGACGCTCCGCGCCATGCGGGGCGACCTCGACGACGAGGACGGCGGCGAGTTCAACGACCTGACCGGCAGCAGCGCGGAGTGCGGCGACGGCGAGGACTGCGGCGGGAGCATCGTGTCGGACGGGCTCATGTCGTTCCGGCGCCGGCAGCGCGAGCTCGGCGTCTCGTCGTGCGGGAACACCGCCGAGTTCTGA
- the LOC136467377 gene encoding probable metal-nicotianamine transporter YSL14 — protein MAPHTTAAGGSGEDEVSEAAAAASPALRHRHAGKGEGEGEWLGGNGAGAGADGGQAASVERVFADKAVPSWREQLTLRAFVVSALLAVMFSVIVMKLNLTTGIIPSLNVSAGLLGFFFVRMWTAAVERMGFLRQPFTRQENTVIQTCVVSAYGIAFSGGFGSYLFGMSDKIAKQATEANDANNIKDPHLGWMIGFLFLVSFIGLFALVPLRKIMIVDYKLTYPSGTATAYLINGFHTPEGAKLAKKQVKTLGKYFVFSFFWGFFQWFYTAGDECGFKNFPTLGLEAYNNRFFFDFSPTYVGVGMICPYIVNVSVLLGGILSWGVMWPLIAKKKGSWYPADLEDSSLHGLQAYRVFVSIALILGDGLYNFIKVLIRTIAGFIAMVQQNSKNMLPVSDNGSSMSSTEAVSFDDERRTEIFLKDQIPKSVAYGGYVAVAAISIGTLPQIFPQLKWYYILVAYVVAPVLAFCNAYGSGLTDWSLASTYGKLAIFVFGAWAGLSQGGVLVGLAACGVMMSIVSTASDLMQDFKTGYLTLASPRSMFISQVIGTGMGCVIGPCVFWLFYKAFGDIGESGTEYPVPYAIVYRNMAILGVDGFHSLPENCLTLCYIFFAAAIVINLVRDLTPHRVSRFIPLPMAMAIPFYIGSYFAIDMFLGCVILFVWEQLNKAKADAFGPAVASGLICGDGIWTLPQSILALAKVQPPICMKFLSRSTNAKVDSFLGLS, from the exons gcgagggcgagtggCTGGGCGGCAATGGCGCTGGGGCTGGGGCCGACGGCGGCCAGGCGGCGTCCGTGGAGCGGGTGTTCGCGGACAAGGCGGTGCCGTCGTGGCGGGAGCAGCTCACGCTGCGGGCGTTCGTCGTCAGCGCGCTGCTCGCCGTCATGTTCAGCGTCATCGTCATGAAGCTCAACCTCACCACGGGGATCATCCCCTCCCTCAACGTCTCCGCGGGGCTGCTTGGCTTCTTCTTCGTCCGCATGTGGACCGCCGCCGTCGAGAGGATGGGATTCCTCCGCCAGCCCTTCACCAGGCAGGAGAACACCGTCATCCAGACCTGCGTCGTCTCCGCCTACGGCATCGCCTTCAGCG GTGGCTTCGGCAGTTATCTATTTGGAATGAGTGACAAAATAGCTAAACAAGCAACAGAGGCTAACGATGCTAATAACATAAAGGATCCTCACCTTGGATGGATGATAGGGTTCCTATTCCTTGTCAGTTTTATTGGTCTCTTTGCGCTTGTGCCCCTAAGAAAG ATTATGATTGTTGACTACAAGCTGACCTATCCAAGTGGCACAGCCACTGCATATCTCATCAACGGGTTTCACACACCTGAGGGAGCCAAGCTTGCAAA GAAGCAAGTAAAGACGTTGGGCAAGTACTTCGTGTTTAGCTTTTTCTGGGGCTTTTTTCAGTGGTTCTACACTGCAGGGGATGAGTGTGGATTCAAAAATTTCCCAACATTGGGCCTTGAAGCTTATAACAATAG ATTCTTCTTTGACTTCTCTCCTACATACGTTGGAGTTGGCATGATCTGCCCATACATCGTTAATGTGTCTGTTCTGCTGGGCGGTATCCTCTCATGGGGTGTAATGTGGCCTCTCATTGCCAAGAAGAAGGGGAGTTGGTACCCGGCTGACCTCGAAGACTCAAGTCTACATGGGCTGCAGGCTTACAGG GTTTTCGTTTCCATCGCTTTGATCCTTGGGGATGGTTTATACAACTTCATTAAGGTGCTGATCCGCACAATTGCGGGCTTCATAGCAATGGTGCAGCAAAATTCAAAAAACATGCTTCCTGTTTCGGACAATGGCAGTTCCATGTCCAGTACTGAAGCTGTATCCTTTGACGATGAACGTCGCACTGAGATTTTTCTGAAAGATCAAATTCCCAAGTCAGTTGCATACGGGGGCTATGTTGCAGTTGCCGCAATATCTATCGGCACCCTTCCTCAGATCTTCCCGCAGCTTAAGTGGTACTACATTTTGGTTGCCTATGTCGTGGCACCTGTCCTGGCCTTCTGCAACGCGTATGGAAGTGGCCTCACTGATTGGTCTCTCGCCTCCACCTACGGCAAGCTCGCCATCTTCGTGTTCGGTGCATGGGCCGGGCTCTCACAAGGTGGCGTGCTCGTTGGGCTCGCTGCGTGTGGTGTCATGATGAGCATCGTGTCGACAGCCTCAGACCTGATGCAAGACTTCAAGACTGGGTACCTGACGCTGGCGTCACCGAGGTCTATGTTCATCAGCCAGGTGATCGGCACCGGGATGGGGTGTGTCATCGGGCCCTGCGTCTTCTGGCTCTTCTACAAGGCGTTCGGTGACATTGGCGAGAGTGGCACAGAGTACCCGGTGCCCTATGCCATTGTGTACCGCAACATGGCCATCCTCGGCGTGGATGGCTTCCACTCGCTCCCTGAAAACTGCCTCACCCTCTGCTACATTTTCTTTGCGGCAGCGATCGTCATCAACCTTGTGAGGGACCTGACCCCGCACAGGGTGTCGAGGTTCATCCCGCTGCCAATGGCGATGGCGATCCCGTTCTACATCGGATCCTACTTCGCCATCGACATGTTTCTGGGCTGCGTGATCCTCTTCGTGTGGGAGCAGCTGAACAAGGCAAAAGCGGACGCGTTCGGACCTGCGGTCGCGTCGGGGCTGATCTGCGGAGATGGCATCTGGACCCTGCCGCAGTCCATTCTGGCCCTCGCCAAGGTGCAGCCTCCCATTTGCATGAAGTTTTTGTCCAGATCGACCAATGCCAAGGTCGACAGCTTCCTCGGGTTGTCATGA